A single window of Bradyrhizobium daqingense DNA harbors:
- a CDS encoding FmdB family zinc ribbon protein, which translates to MPVYEYLCDDCGPFRDMRPMAECDDPQSCPHCETPAPRVILTAPNFFCMPADKRKAHAVNERSSHAPRTLAQYKASHGPGCGCCSSGKTVKDKGASDRKKPARLMTKSRSGAKGFPTARPWMISH; encoded by the coding sequence ATGCCAGTCTATGAATATCTCTGTGACGATTGCGGTCCCTTTAGGGATATGCGCCCGATGGCGGAATGCGACGATCCGCAAAGCTGTCCGCATTGCGAGACGCCGGCGCCGCGCGTGATCCTGACCGCTCCCAATTTCTTCTGCATGCCGGCCGACAAGCGCAAGGCGCATGCCGTCAACGAACGCAGCTCGCACGCGCCGCGGACGCTGGCGCAATACAAGGCCTCGCACGGCCCCGGGTGCGGCTGCTGTTCGTCGGGCAAGACCGTCAAGGACAAGGGCGCGTCCGACAGGAAGAAGCCCGCGCGGCTGATGACCAAGTCCAGGAGCGGCGCCAAGGGTTTTCCGACGGCCCGTCCCTGGATGATCAGCCACTGA
- the urtE gene encoding urea ABC transporter ATP-binding subunit UrtE, producing MLAISDLHVAYGQSEVLHGLNVKVAPNEIVAIMGRNGMGKTTLMKSLMGILPAKSGSVSMDGAELGGLKSFERVAKGLAYVPQGRMIFSTMTVKENIETGLVVSGGSEVPEDIYELFPVLLEMKGRRGGNLSGGQQQQLAIARALATKPKVLLLDEPTEGIQPSIIKDMARTLKRIRDEKGLSIVVSEQVLSFALDIADRVLVIENGEIVRDDPRDAVDAAQVSKYLSV from the coding sequence ATGCTGGCAATTTCGGATCTCCACGTCGCCTACGGCCAGAGCGAGGTACTGCACGGGCTCAACGTCAAGGTCGCGCCCAACGAGATCGTGGCGATCATGGGCCGCAACGGCATGGGCAAGACCACGCTGATGAAGTCGCTGATGGGCATCCTGCCCGCGAAGAGCGGCTCGGTGAGCATGGACGGCGCCGAGCTCGGTGGCCTCAAGAGTTTTGAGCGCGTCGCGAAGGGTCTCGCGTATGTGCCCCAGGGCCGCATGATCTTCTCCACCATGACGGTGAAGGAGAACATCGAGACCGGGCTCGTGGTCTCCGGCGGGTCGGAGGTGCCCGAAGACATCTACGAATTGTTCCCGGTGCTGCTGGAGATGAAGGGCCGCCGTGGCGGCAATCTCTCCGGCGGACAACAACAGCAACTGGCCATCGCCCGCGCACTCGCCACCAAGCCGAAGGTCCTGCTGCTGGACGAGCCGACCGAAGGCATCCAGCCGTCGATCATCAAGGACATGGCGCGCACCTTGAAGCGCATCCGCGACGAAAAGGGACTTTCGATCGTCGTGTCCGAGCAGGTCCTGAGCTTCGCGCTCGACATCGCCGACCGCGTGCTGGTGATCGAGAACGGCGAGATCGTGCGCGACGATCCGCGCGACGCCGTCGATGCCGCGCAGGTCTCGAAATATCTGTCCGTCTAA
- the fmdA gene encoding formamidase, which translates to MPETLIKVDLTKSAYENDMVHNRWHPDIPIVAWVNPGDDFIIETYDWTGGFIKNNDSADDVRDIDLSIVHFLSGPIGVKGAEPGDLLVVDLLDVGPLKESLWGFNGFFSKQNGGGFLTDHFPLAQKSIWDIKGLYTSSRHVPGVNFAGLIHPGLIGCLPDPKMLDTWNKREAELISTNPTRVPGLANPPFAPTAHGGRAKGDVKAKIGAEGARTVPPREHGGNCDIKDLSRGSKIYFPVYVPGAGLSMGDLHFSQGDGEITFCGAIEMAGWLHLKVEVIKDGMSKYGIKNPIFKPSPITPNYKDYLIFEGISVDEAGKQHYLDVHIAYRQACLNAIEYLKKFGYSGAQAYSILGTAPCQGHISGVVDVPNACATLWLPTEIFDFDVMPSAAGPIKHITGDIQMPISPDK; encoded by the coding sequence ATGCCAGAGACACTGATCAAGGTCGATCTCACCAAGTCGGCTTACGAAAATGACATGGTGCATAACCGCTGGCACCCCGACATCCCGATCGTGGCCTGGGTCAATCCCGGCGACGACTTCATCATCGAGACCTATGACTGGACCGGCGGCTTCATCAAGAACAACGATTCCGCCGACGACGTGCGCGACATCGACCTGTCGATCGTGCACTTCCTCTCTGGCCCCATCGGCGTCAAGGGCGCCGAGCCCGGCGATCTCCTGGTGGTCGACCTGCTCGACGTCGGTCCGCTCAAGGAGAGCCTGTGGGGCTTCAACGGCTTTTTCTCCAAGCAGAACGGCGGCGGCTTCCTCACCGACCATTTCCCGCTGGCGCAGAAGTCGATCTGGGACATCAAGGGCCTCTACACCTCGTCGCGCCACGTGCCCGGCGTCAACTTCGCCGGCCTGATCCACCCCGGCCTGATCGGCTGTCTGCCCGATCCGAAAATGCTGGACACCTGGAACAAGCGCGAGGCCGAGTTGATCTCGACCAACCCGACCCGCGTGCCCGGACTTGCCAATCCGCCATTCGCGCCGACCGCCCATGGCGGGCGCGCCAAGGGCGATGTGAAAGCCAAGATCGGGGCGGAGGGCGCCCGCACCGTGCCGCCGCGCGAGCATGGCGGCAATTGCGACATCAAGGACTTGTCGCGCGGCTCCAAGATCTACTTCCCGGTCTACGTGCCTGGCGCGGGCCTCTCGATGGGCGATCTGCATTTCAGCCAGGGTGACGGCGAGATCACCTTCTGCGGTGCGATCGAGATGGCCGGCTGGCTGCATCTGAAGGTCGAGGTGATCAAGGACGGCATGTCGAAATACGGCATCAAGAACCCGATCTTCAAGCCGTCGCCGATCACGCCGAACTACAAGGACTATTTGATCTTCGAGGGCATTTCGGTCGACGAGGCCGGCAAGCAGCATTATCTCGACGTCCACATCGCCTATCGCCAGGCCTGCCTCAACGCGATCGAGTACCTGAAGAAGTTCGGCTATTCCGGCGCCCAGGCCTATTCGATCCTCGGCACCGCACCGTGCCAGGGCCACATCTCCGGCGTGGTGGACGTGCCCAATGCCTGCGCCACGCTGTGGCTGCCGACGGAGATCTTCGACTTCGACGTGATGCCCTCAGCGGCAGGGCCGATCAAGCACATCACGGGCGATATCCAGATGCCGATTTCGCCTGACAAATGA